The segment CGGCTTCCCGAATCTTCTGGATGATCACCTGTTTGGCGGTTTGAGCGCCGATGCGACCGACCGTTTCTTCCGGATCGACCGCAATGCCGTCAATGTGACCCGAGATCGAGCCGTCCTGACGGTCGATGTTGATCACCACCTCCGAATCTTCCGAGTGGTACTTGCGCGTAGCGGACACCAGGGCCGATTCAATCGCCTGGAATACGACCTCTTTGTCGATATTCTTGTCGCGGTGAATCGCGTCAACGATCCGCAATACCTCGGACGGGTTCATGTTTCCTTCACCTTCACCGAAATTGGCGTTTAGTCGGTCTCAACTCGTCGGAGACCTAGGACCAAAAACCAAATAACCGACACCCTCCGCCTTGGCCGTCTCTTTAAAAAAAGAGTCGACGAAAACGACGAGCCCCGGTTTCTGGAAAAAATCGGGTTTACTTCGCTGCGGCTAATCGCAAGTTGCGACCAGTATCCCCAGCGAACAAATGAAGCTGTTCCGGCGAAACGGCCAACTGGATGGTTCCCCGAGGGGTCCCGATCCGAGCATCCGCCTTCACAACCAATTCTTGCGTCGAGCCGGCCAATCGACAATGCAGCAGTTCCGCATCCCCCAGCGACTCGACCATGCTGATTTCGGCTTTGCCTGCGTCGATCAAGCCGAGATCGGCCAATCGCTCGGGAGCCTCATCTGCGAACAGGGCGACATCTTCCGGTCGCACGCCCAGTTCGACTTCTTGGTGGTCCAGTACTGCCGGGTCGAAACCCGCTTGCGTTATGTCAATCGACAGCCCGCCGCCGACGAATCGGATTTGCGAGTCAGATCGCTCGATCTGGCCGCGAATCAGGTTCATCGGCGGAGAGCCGAGGAAGCTCGCGACAAAGCGATTCGCGGGGTTGCGGTAGGCCTCCATTGGCGCCGCCGCCTGTTGAATCACTCCATCCTTCATCACCGCGATTCGATCCCCCAGGGTCAACGCTTCCACTTGATCGTGGGTCACGTAAACCATGGTGGCCGATAACTGGCGATGCAGTTGTTTCAGCTCTCGTCGCATTTCGACCCGCAACTTGGCGTCCAGGTTCGACAACGGTTCGTCGAACAAAAACAGCTGCGGATCGCGAACGATCGCTCGTCCCAAGGCGACGCGTTGCCGCTCGCCTCCAGACAACTCTTTCGGCAGACGCGACAGCAATTTGGCGATGCCCAAGGTCTGGGCCGTACGCTCAATTCGCTGCGGAATCTCCCGCCGACGGGTTTCCAACTCAGCCGCCGCTTGCGGACGGACGATCCGTCGCACCAGCCGCTCTAGCCAGTTGCCGCCGTAGCGGAGCTCCAGGCCAAACGCCATGTTTTTGTACGCCGTCATGTGCGGGTACAAAGCGTAGTTCTGGAACACCATTGCGACGTCGCGGTTTTTCGGCGCCACGTGAGTGACGTCTTGGCCGCCGATCCAGATTTCGCCGCTGGTCGCGTCCTCTAGTCCGGCGATCATTCGCAGCGTGGTGCTCTTTCCGCACCCACTGGGACCTACCAAAACCAGGAACTCGCCGTCGGCGATCTCCAAATCCAAGTCGCGAACCGCCGGGTGATTGGTGGAGTAAGCCTTGCTCACTCGTTTCAAGCTAACTTCGGCCATGCCGTCTCACGCTGAGTCAGCCTGCAACTTCCCCGGTCATTTTCACCCCCTTTTCTGCGTGAAAGAGGCGAAAACTGTTTCAAGCACACAACTTAGTGTCAGTCGCAATCCGGTCAGGATACCGGTATGCGGGTCTGCTGTCAAGTTGCCGAGCGCTCGCCGAAACGCCGCAAACAGGGCGAAAAAGAGGGAAACGGATCCCGCGAACCGGGGGCAGGCTGCAATTGGCTTAGGGGATAGGTCCGCAATGGTCGCTTCCGACCCTGGCTTGGATGCCGATGCGTGCCGCTGGTTGCGACTTTTCGCATTGAGGAGGAAATTGTCGCCCAATGGTCAGCAGAGTCAAATTCTTGCCTCAATCGGAAAGCGAAAAAGCGGTGAGAAAGCGATTTCTGGATTTGCGTTTCCCTGGCCGCTAGCGGCGGTTATGGTGGGGGCGAAAACATGGGTCCTAGTTTGCAATCGCCATATGACAGATTCCGCTTCCCAAAACGGATCGCCGTACGTTCCAGACGAAGCGGAACTGCCCGCCGCTAGAGAAAATGGAGCGAAACGACGCTTCTGGCTCGCCTGCCGGATTATCGGGGCATGTTGGTTTTGTTTCTTTAATCTAGCCGCCGCTTTGAAGTTGGCGTCGAAAGTTGGTTTGGAATCGCCGGCGCATTTCCAGGCCCTTTTGCTAGGGCTGTGGTGCGGCGTAGGAACAAGTCCACTTTGGGTCCGAATTTTGGTGGTCGCCCTATCGTCCTTCTATTTCGACTGGATGGATGACCAGCCGATCAAGCGCGAAGAAGGACTTGGAGGGGTACTTGGGTTGTTGGTTTTGTCGACTGCTTTGGAGAGCGGGCTGTTCCGAGGGTTGCTAGGTCTAATTGCTCGGCGACGTTGGGGACAATTTTCCCTCTTTGAGATTTTGGCGACGATCGGTGCGACAAGCCTGGCCATCATGATGTGGCGAACGCCGGTCGAGCGTTTATTACAAGTGATGTCGATCGAAAAATATCCAGGCCTCGTCGGGTTGTTCGTACTGTGGGGACTTTGCGTCTCGCTGCTTAGCTGGGCGACGTTTTACGACGATCCCAATCACCGGCGACGAGCGTTTTACGGAACGTTACTAGTGGCAATTCCATGGATCGGAGGCTATCTCACGTTTATTGGACTGATGACCGGATGGCGCACGATTGAAATCTGGGGATGGGTGTGGTTTCTCGCACGGATATTGCCCTTTCTTTGGCTGACCGTTTACTCGGCCGAAGCCGCGTTTCACTGCCTCGGA is part of the Blastopirellula sediminis genome and harbors:
- a CDS encoding ABC transporter ATP-binding protein, yielding MAEVSLKRVSKAYSTNHPAVRDLDLEIADGEFLVLVGPSGCGKSTTLRMIAGLEDATSGEIWIGGQDVTHVAPKNRDVAMVFQNYALYPHMTAYKNMAFGLELRYGGNWLERLVRRIVRPQAAAELETRRREIPQRIERTAQTLGIAKLLSRLPKELSGGERQRVALGRAIVRDPQLFLFDEPLSNLDAKLRVEMRRELKQLHRQLSATMVYVTHDQVEALTLGDRIAVMKDGVIQQAAAPMEAYRNPANRFVASFLGSPPMNLIRGQIERSDSQIRFVGGGLSIDITQAGFDPAVLDHQEVELGVRPEDVALFADEAPERLADLGLIDAGKAEISMVESLGDAELLHCRLAGSTQELVVKADARIGTPRGTIQLAVSPEQLHLFAGDTGRNLRLAAAK